The Flavobacterium sp. 123 genome contains a region encoding:
- a CDS encoding alpha/beta hydrolase, with amino-acid sequence MKNLFLFALLFLFGISVSAQKVEYATQLNIPYYDNSVSKSDAYLKERCVLDVYYPKNSKGFATVIWFHGGGLTSGEKELPEALKNQGIALISVNYRLGPKVVAPKYIEDAAAATAWVFKNINTFGGDASLIFVSGHSAGGYLATMIGLDKKWLNAQGIDANKIAGLIPFSGQAITHFLVRKERGIPETQPIIDEYAPLFHVRADAPPLLLITGDRELELLGRYEENAYLMRMMKIAGHKNTKLYELDGFGHNMTEPAFPLLLNEVRRIVEENKIQNQIK; translated from the coding sequence ATGAAAAACCTTTTCCTTTTCGCATTATTATTCCTTTTCGGAATTTCTGTTTCTGCACAAAAAGTAGAATATGCCACCCAATTAAACATCCCATATTATGATAATTCCGTAAGCAAATCTGATGCTTATCTAAAAGAAAGGTGTGTTTTAGATGTTTATTATCCAAAAAACAGTAAAGGTTTTGCTACTGTAATTTGGTTTCACGGCGGCGGATTAACTAGTGGTGAAAAAGAACTACCAGAAGCACTCAAAAACCAAGGAATAGCTTTGATTTCAGTAAATTATCGTTTAGGTCCAAAAGTAGTAGCACCAAAATATATTGAAGATGCTGCGGCAGCGACAGCTTGGGTTTTCAAAAACATAAATACATTTGGCGGAGACGCTTCCCTAATTTTTGTTTCTGGACATTCTGCTGGAGGATATTTAGCCACTATGATTGGTTTAGATAAAAAATGGTTAAACGCACAAGGAATAGATGCCAATAAAATTGCTGGACTTATTCCGTTTAGTGGTCAAGCCATCACCCATTTTTTAGTTCGAAAAGAAAGAGGCATTCCAGAAACTCAACCTATAATTGACGAATATGCTCCACTATTTCATGTGCGTGCAGATGCACCGCCTTTATTACTTATAACTGGAGATCGTGAATTAGAATTACTAGGGCGTTATGAAGAAAACGCTTACCTAATGCGCATGATGAAAATAGCAGGGCATAAAAATACAAAACTATATGAACTCGATGGATTTGGCCACAACATGACGGAACCTGCTTTCCCTTTATTACTCAATGAAGTAAGACGAATTGTTGAAGAAAATAAAATTCAAAATCAAATCAAATGA
- a CDS encoding alpha/beta hydrolase, which yields MKPNLLILAGLGDSGENHWQSYWLKKYSNSSKVIQDNWEEPKLENWIDKLNEAILKLDAPTILVAHSLAVSMVMHWASANTNPNIVGALLVAPADVDSPEHAPEVIWNFAPIPTIPLDFPTIVISSENDPYISLERAKYLAEKWGSTFVNIGLKGHVNSESNLEYWEEGQLFLQQLINRINP from the coding sequence ATGAAACCAAATTTATTAATACTAGCTGGACTCGGTGATTCTGGCGAAAACCATTGGCAAAGTTATTGGCTAAAAAAATACAGCAATTCAAGTAAAGTAATTCAAGATAATTGGGAAGAACCTAAACTTGAAAATTGGATTGATAAACTGAATGAAGCCATACTAAAATTAGACGCTCCAACCATTTTAGTGGCGCATAGTTTAGCCGTTTCGATGGTGATGCATTGGGCTTCCGCCAATACTAATCCAAATATTGTAGGTGCTTTACTAGTTGCCCCTGCAGATGTTGATTCCCCAGAGCATGCACCAGAAGTAATTTGGAATTTCGCACCAATACCAACGATACCGTTAGATTTTCCAACAATAGTAATAAGTAGTGAAAACGATCCTTATATTTCATTGGAACGCGCCAAATATCTTGCAGAAAAATGGGGAAGTACTTTCGTAAACATTGGTCTAAAAGGACACGTCAATTCTGAATCTAATTTGGAATATTGGGAAGAAGGACAGTTGTTCTTGCAACAATTAATTAATAGAATTAATCCCTGA
- a CDS encoding sulfurtransferase produces the protein MTAPIVSTTWLHTHLEEPNLVILDASLKDNQSSLKTDLENIQIKGSRFFDIKNTFSETNNPLPNTLPSPEKFEEEARKLGINKNSIIVVYDTLGVYSSPRAWWLFKTMGHQNVHILDGGLPAWIEEGYKTEKNQREDIYPIGDFEANFNPNLVKNKEQLLKNIQTKEAILIDARAENRFKGIGDEPRPGLRSGHIPGSINIPYTQLLRDGKFLPKEELLKILKPNNKPLVFTCGSGVTACIDLIAFELISDAPKSIYDGSWTEWGQLENFPIEK, from the coding sequence ATGACAGCACCAATCGTTAGTACAACATGGTTACATACTCATCTTGAAGAACCGAATCTTGTAATACTAGACGCGAGTTTAAAAGACAATCAGTCCAGTTTGAAAACGGATTTAGAAAATATTCAGATAAAAGGTTCTCGTTTTTTTGATATAAAAAACACCTTTAGCGAAACTAATAATCCGTTACCAAATACGCTTCCAAGTCCTGAAAAATTTGAAGAAGAAGCTCGAAAACTAGGTATTAATAAAAACAGTATAATTGTAGTTTATGATACTTTAGGCGTATATTCAAGTCCACGAGCTTGGTGGTTATTCAAAACAATGGGACATCAAAACGTTCATATTTTAGATGGAGGACTTCCTGCTTGGATTGAAGAAGGTTATAAAACAGAAAAAAATCAAAGAGAAGACATTTATCCAATTGGTGATTTTGAAGCAAATTTTAATCCTAATTTAGTAAAAAACAAAGAGCAACTATTAAAAAACATTCAAACAAAAGAAGCTATATTAATTGATGCACGCGCTGAAAACAGATTCAAAGGAATTGGCGACGAACCTAGACCAGGTTTAAGAAGCGGGCATATCCCCGGCTCTATAAATATTCCTTACACACAACTTTTGCGCGACGGGAAATTTTTACCAAAAGAAGAGTTGCTTAAAATCTTAAAACCCAACAACAAACCACTTGTGTTTACTTGCGGTTCTGGAGTTACAGCTTGTATTGATTTAATTGCTTTCGAATTAATTTCTGATGCGCCTAAATCCATATATGATGGTTCTTGGACTGAATGGGGACAATTAGAAAACTTTCCTATCGAAAAATAG
- a CDS encoding PUR family DNA/RNA-binding protein, producing the protein MRENDMLEKEEIFSKVLRAGRRTYFFDVRATKADDYYITITESKKFTEEDGSFHFKKHKIYLYKEDFTAFAEILGEMTSYVLNHKGEEVISERHQKDFKKEYVSDKTEDDEIIPQTSSFTDIEFDDI; encoded by the coding sequence ATGAGAGAAAATGATATGTTAGAAAAAGAAGAGATATTTTCTAAAGTTTTACGAGCTGGAAGAAGAACCTATTTCTTTGATGTTAGAGCTACCAAAGCAGACGATTATTATATAACAATTACCGAAAGCAAAAAGTTTACTGAAGAAGATGGATCATTCCATTTCAAGAAACACAAAATTTATTTATACAAAGAAGATTTTACTGCTTTTGCAGAAATTCTTGGAGAAATGACCTCTTATGTTTTGAATCACAAAGGAGAAGAAGTTATTTCAGAAAGACACCAAAAAGATTTCAAAAAAGAATATGTTTCTGATAAAACAGAGGATGATGAAATAATCCCTCAAACATCAAGCTTTACAGATATCGAATTTGATGATATTTAA
- a CDS encoding tRNA-binding protein, whose translation MDTIIKSELSWSEFEKVEMRVGTILTVNDFPEARKPAYQLTIDFGSEIGILKSSAQITQRYQKEDLINRQIVAVVNFPKKQIGKFNSECLVLGAVGDAGDVILLAPDFKIENGLRIG comes from the coding sequence ATGGATACAATTATTAAATCCGAACTTTCTTGGTCAGAATTTGAAAAAGTCGAAATGCGTGTAGGGACTATTTTGACAGTAAATGATTTTCCAGAAGCCCGAAAACCAGCTTACCAATTGACAATTGATTTCGGTTCTGAAATAGGAATTTTAAAATCATCTGCACAAATCACCCAACGCTATCAAAAAGAAGATTTAATCAACCGACAAATTGTTGCCGTAGTTAATTTTCCAAAAAAACAAATAGGTAAATTTAATAGTGAATGTCTTGTTCTAGGTGCAGTTGGAGATGCGGGAGATGTTATTTTATTAGCTCCTGATTTTAAAATAGAAAATGGTTTGCGAATAGGATAA